In one window of Megalopta genalis isolate 19385.01 chromosome 4, iyMegGena1_principal, whole genome shotgun sequence DNA:
- the tyf gene encoding twenty-four isoform X2, whose amino-acid sequence MSTADTALSISIKMASGPEHRQEPVAPDKIVENSRGEISNERDIENSVVGVETISNQSLSAESASTNIDTSSDPTSQSTPTSATSDNKQEEPATLSTLNEGELRALLDEAITYKCPKDREGKSSLFKELLQEAEADETEEGRRIITNSRCLPGSNRRRHKRDSVSERLTHGGSLQNLAQPIASEFDSFAYLTSGSSHTYGGSRRKNKKYTGSSVSARQREGGSLPSNVNASHSLASLANLDLLFDKKKGFCEEKTVYDWTNKEKSKSLDKPSYTSTKKEEKDKKDTKKDLCESELDVREKRGNKGKQGTNEMLESDNPPPEYKSDYMVIDLGDAEVGTISERNVGSTISGVQRPHSLDTEIDDGIEMKIIEPRRPQYISRTTFDIAQTPVDTTIDFSLREHSGKQDKSKISVNGTEVTGALSFQTFNTVKCGIGGTSNSSTASQGKVPSLVPSLCSVMSASLQTQNITMGSRYTAHTTASGEKKSLDENGNAVQNYNGERKKPRRNHTRELNVIVYNAENVEGHRNDEDIDTLINFIENKESKSKKSKPGNPVRVKTSSGAKPRSREKDTKREQLPAKLQKSNSLEEISKTKLEDLTTEKSVSSSGASSLSSQQGTINVTLRRAKQRSTGDTAIDSRGDRRSWGTEEGQSIYCNDTGDDYGSRRNSNKKINPESEHETEFLVVTKKKKSKKQRRSSSGSRAQNLTTTGSYLQNSRGFSNEYRTPLSPELRRKSASSMPPSDKSDSSDSDSVHSLPVTSNTSKHNLSKVATSSGGTPQASYADIARMATINMTHSSVLNISSIVPSMLNTSSWPTVPPKTPSEPDKIPQDYYPSLDELQHSDRKTKQHNFTHTNHILNLSFDKPPSPTLSSKIKSSTERKKAEAQEEAISKNIQVIKYVQDIEKMQNLTQQEQKQRISINHGMNSSEISVSNSLQQKLNNAVTNCNLDSDNVNSNCNVVNNKDPIMNTKCNNPRSRRGYSQNIQNVQNQAHDDQHLKKTTYVHHDDNLKKLHTENSSTHTENKSSSGTGSFDEGETVKVKANTQTNPKSHQEGQFTDSDVTKLPKSEKMSKVAREQNTNVKHETVKSGNPHSMNLKQDQQEDTEYKKNKQQNAAWDRDQALKTESQTSNKQRASRPAVILLDETSSDITKNTDLPTELRFGFEINEQLLLSEDSTIDDTSTASSVFPSVVPSLINKPPSNFDRYPPPIFERHMKCDKFTPNFIQPNTHMTQQPMHPVIMQRLPCIGYPPRFPPPTCLPPPPTPPPGIMEKYHQPKEDFSMLYVAPEEDVNVQTYNHDKIVSFVGLAWDAVMREMPLTASGRIQFYSGQ is encoded by the exons ATGAGTACAGCAGACACAGCGCTGTCAATTTCGATCAAGATGGCCTCAGGGCCGGAACATCGTCAGGAACCGGTAGCACCtgataaaattgttgaaaacagTCGTGGAGAAATCTCTAATGAAAGAGATATTGAAAATTCTGTGGTAGGTGTTGAGACTATTAGTAACCAGAGTTTAAGTGCAGAAAGTGCTTCAACAAATATTGATACAAGTTCAGATCCAACAAGTCAAAGTACGCCAACTTCTGCTACCTCCGATAATAAGCAG GAAGAACCAGCTACTTTATCTACATTAAATGAAGGCGAATTACGTGCACTATTAGATGAAGCCATAACTTATAAGTGTCCCAAAGATCGTGAAGGAAAATCAAGTCTTTTTAAA GAGTTACTGCAAGAAGCAGAAGCTGATGAGACTGAGGAAGGTCGTAGGATAATAACAAATTCACGATGTTTGCCAGGATCAAATCGTAGGAGGCATAAACGAGATTCTGTATCTGAAAGGCTTACACACGGAGGATCATTACAAAATTTGGCACAACCTATTGCTTCGGAATTTGATAGTTTTGCTTATTTAACATCTGGTTCTAGCCATACTTACGGAGGAAGtagaagaaaaaataaaaaatatacaggCTCCAGTGTATCTGCTAGGCAAAGAGAAGGAGGTTCATTACCTTCAAATGTAAATGCATCACACAGTTTGGCTTCATTGGCTAATCTAGACTTATTATTTGATAAAAAG AAGGGCTTCTGTGAAGAGAAAACAGTATATGATTGGACCAATAAGGAAAAATCCAAATCTTTAGACAAACCATCATATACAAGtacaaaaaaagaagaaaaagataaaaaagatACAAAGAAAGATTTGTGCGAATCCGAGCTTGACGTGCGTGAAAAGAGAGGTAACAAAGGAAAACAGGGGACAAATGAAATGCTTGAATCAGATAATCCACCACCAGAGTATAAGTCAGATTACATGGTGATCGACTTAGGTGATGCTGAG gTGGGTACTATTAGCGAAAGAAATGTGGGATCTACAATAAGTGGGGTTCAGAGACCTCACTCTCTGGATACTGAAATTGATGAtggaattgaaatgaaaatCATTGAACCACGTAGACCTCAATATATATCACGTACTACTTTTGATATAGCTCAGACTCCCGTGGATACTACTATAGATTTCTCTCTCCGTGAGCATAGCGGAAAACAAGATAAATCAAAAATATCTGTTAATGGTACAGAGGTAACTGGAGCTCTTTCGTTTCAAACTTTTAATACTGTGAAATGTGGTATTGGTGGAACCTCGAATAGTTCTACCGCTAGTCAGGGTAAAGTTCCAAGTTTAGTTCCAAGTTTATGTTCCGTGATGTCTGCATCTTTGCAAACACAGAATATTACAATGG GTTCCAGGTATACAGCTCATACCACGGCATCTGGAGAGAAAAAATCATTGGATGAAAATGGAAATGCAGTGCAAAATTACAATGGGGAGCGTAAAAAGCCTAGAAGAAATCACACACGGGAACTTAACGTTATTGTATACAATGCTGAAAACGTTGAAGGCCATCGAAATGACGAAGACATTGATACCCTAATAAACTTTATTGAGAACAAAGAGTCTAAAAGTAAAAAAAGCAAACCAGGTAATCCAGTAAGAGTAAAAACTAGCTCTGGAGCGAAGCCAAGGAGTAGAGAAAAAGATACTAAAAGAGAACAGTTGCCTGCCAAGTTACAGAAATCCAATTCACTTGAAGAAATATCCAAGACAAAACTTGAAGATCTTACAACAGAAAAAAGTGTCAGTTCTAGTGGTGCCAGTAGCCTGTCAAGTCAACAAG GTACGATTAACGTCACTTTACGtcgtgcgaaacaaagaagCACAGGAGACACTGCTATCGATAGTCGCGGTGATAGACGATCCTGGGGAACCGAAGAAGGTCAGTCTATATATTGCAATGATACCGGAGATGATTATGGTAGTCGTcgaaattccaataaaaaaatCAATCCAGAGTCCGAACACGAAACAGAATTTTTGGTTGTCACAAAAAAGAAGAAGAGTAAAAAGCAAAGGAGAAGTTCCAGTGGTAGTAGAGCACAAAATTTAACGACAACCGGATCGTATCTCCAAAACTCCAGGGGATTTTCTAATGAATACCGAACGCCTCTTTCTCCTGAACTTAGAAGAAAATCGGCAAGTAGTATGCCGCCaag TGACAAATCTGACAGTAGCGATTCAGACTCTGTCCACTCATTGCCAGTCACATCAAATACGTCCAAACATAATTTATCGAAAGTAGCTACCTCATCAGGCGGTACGCCACAGGCAAGTTACGCAGACATAGCTCGTATGGCAACTATTAATATGACTCATAGTTCGGTATTAAATATATCTTCGATTGTCCCGAGTATGTTAAACACATCTTCATGGCCCACTGTGCCACCAAAAACACCCTCGGAACCAGACAAAATTCCTCAGGACTATTATCCAAGCTTAGATGAGTTGCAACATTCTGATAGAAAAACGAAGCAACATAATTTCACTCATACAAATCATATTTTGAACCTTAGTTTCGATAAACCACCGTCACCGACTTTATCGTCGAAAATAAAGAGTTCAACAGAAAGAAAGAAGGCGGAAGCTCAAGAAGAAGCTATTAgcaaaaatattcaagttatcAAATACGTGCAAGATATCGAAAAAATGCAAAATTTAACGCAACAAGAACAGAAGCAGAGAATTTCTATTAATCATGGCATGAACTCGAGTGAGATTTCAGTATCTAATTCGCTACAGCAAAAACTTAACAATGCAGTTACAAATTGtaatttagattccgataatgtTAATTCGAATTGTAACGTTGTTAATAACAAAGATCCAATTATGAATACGAAATGTAATAATCCTCGATCACGTAGAGGATATTCTCAAAACATTCAGAATGTACAAAATCAAGCACACGATGATCAGCATTTAAAAAAAACTACATATGTACACCACGATGACAATTTAAAGAagttacacacagaaaattctAGTACACATACTGAGAATAAGAGTAGTTCGGGGACAGGTTCTTTCGATGAAGGTGAAACTGTAAAAGTAAAAGCAAACACACAAACTAATCCAAAGTCACATCAAGAAGGACAATTTACAGATTCAGATGTTACGAAATTACCTAAAAGTGAGAAAATGTCAAAAGTTGCTAGAGAACAGAATACTAATGTTAAACACGAGACCGTTAAATCTGGAAATCCGCATTCCATGAATTtaaaacaagatcaacaagaggacaCAGAGTATAAGAAAAACAAACAGCAGAATGCTGCTTGGGATAGAGATCAAGCTCTGAAAACGGAGTCGCAAACGTCTAATAAACAAAGAGCGTCGAGACCTGCGGTTATATTGCTGGATGAAACATCTTCCGATATTACTAAAAACACTGACCTGCCAACGGAACTAAGATTTGGTTTCGAAATAAATGAACAGCTCTTACTGTCTGAAGATTCTACGATCGACGACACTTCAACTGCCAGTTCAGTTTTCCCATCTGTAGTTCCGTCACTTATAAACAAGCCACCTTCTAATTTCGATAGATACCCTCCACCAATATTCGAAAGGCATATGAAATGTGATAAATTTACGCCTAATTTCATACAACCAAATACTCATATGACACAACAACCTATGCACCCAGTGATAATGCAACGGTTACCATGCATTGGTTATCCCCCAAGATTTCCTCCACCTACGTGTCTACCACCACCTCCTACACCCCCTCCAGGCATAATGGAAAAATATCATCAACCCAAGGAAGATTTTTCTATGCTTTACGTAGCTCCTGAAGAAGACGTTAATGTACAGACATACAATCACGATAAAATAGTTTCATTCGTTGGTCTCG CATGGGATGCTGTTATGAGGGAAATGCCACTAACTGCAAGTGGTCGTATTCAGTTTTACAGTGGACAATGA